Proteins from a genomic interval of Mustela lutreola isolate mMusLut2 chromosome 4, mMusLut2.pri, whole genome shotgun sequence:
- the LOC131828934 gene encoding large ribosomal subunit protein eL31-like, whose protein sequence is MAPAKKGGEKKKGRSAISEVVTREYTISIHKCIHGVGFKKRAPWALKEIRKFAVKEMGTPDVHIDTRLNKAVWAKGIRNVPYRIHVRLSRKHNEDEDSPNKLYTLVTYVPVTTFKNLQTVNVDEN, encoded by the coding sequence ATGGCTCCCGCGAAGAAGGGTGGCGAAAAGAAGAAGGGCCGTTCTGCCATCAGCGAGGTAGTGACCAGAGAATATACCATCAGCATTCACAAGTGCATCCATGGAGTGGGTTTCAAGAAGCGTGCCCCTTGGGCACTCAAAGAGATCCGGAAATTTGCCGTGAAGGAGATGGGAACTCCAGATGTGCACATTGACACAAGGCTCAACAAAGCTGTCTGGGCCAAAGGAATAAGGAATGTTCCGTACCGCATCCATGTGCGGTTGTCCAGAAAACATAACGAGGATGAAGATTCTCCAAACAAGCTCTACACACTGGTCACCTATGTACCTGTCACCACTTTCAAAAATCTACAGACAGTTAATGTGGATGAAAACTAA